The Pseudomonas sp. SCB32 DNA window TAGCGGATAGCTCCGGCTCATGCCCAGCGCGCCGGACTCGCCGTCACGAATGGCGCGCAGCAGCAGCTGCAGGCGGCCCTCGCGGCCGTGCCGATGGGCGAAGAAGTGCAACAGGCGCAGGAAGACCCAGCGGTTGAAGCGGTACATCAGCGGCGAGGTGACCCATAGGTTCTTGTCGAACCAGGCTTGGTTGCGCGCGGCGTAGTAGGCGCGCAGGTCGGAGCTGCCGAGCAGGTAGGTTTCGTAGATGTTGGAGGTGCGCTGCTTGAGGTTCCAGGAGCGCTCCAGGTCGTCCAGCCCGGCGCCGGGTACCAGGTAGAGGTGGCCGCCGCTGGCGTTGATGCGGAAGGTGTACTCGGTGTCGTCGGCATACAGCACCAGCTCGCGGCGCGGCAGGCCGATGCGCTCGATCAGCCGGCGGTGCGCGAGCAGCCCGCCGTAGTAGGCGAAGGGCAGCTCCAGCAGCGGCTCCACCGGACGCGGGTGCGGCCTGCCCCAGGGGGTGCGGCGCCAGAGTTTGTAGGGCAGTTGGCGAACATGGAAGCCGAAGTAGCTGGAGCGCGGCGGCGCGATGAAGCGTCTCGGAACACCGGCGACGACATCCGCCTGGTGCTCCGGGCGAAAGCCCAGCACAGCGGTCTTGTCCGCCCCATGGCGTTGCATGCAGTCGAGCAGGCGTTGCTTGAGCAAGGGGAAGGCGCCCGGCGTCGGCGCGTTGTCGTCGTCCATCAACCAGATGTATTCACAGCTCGTCTTCAGCGCGGCCTCAATGCCCACGCAATAGCCGTTGGCCGAGCCGGTATTGCTGCTGAGTTCAATGACCTGGACGCGGTTGGGCCAGAGCTTGAACAGCTGGTCCAGTTCGGCCACCGAGGCATTGCTGACAACGATCGCGCGAGCGATGTCGGGCTCGCGGAAAGCCCTGGCGAGCAGCTCCTCCAGAAACTCCAGGCGGTCGCCATAAGTCAGCGTCACCAGTACGGTCGATCCACTCATGATGGTGCGTCTCCCTCGTCGATCAGCGGGCACTCAGGCCCGCCATCTTTCCCTCGCCGGCCGCCGAAAGCTGGCTCATGGGTACCCGCACACGCTGTTCGCGTTGCAGCAGGTTGAGCAGGATCAGCGCCCGCTCGGCACCGTCGTCGCAGAGGAATATCGCTTCCACCTCGCAGTCCCCGGCGCAGTGCAGCCGCACCACCTGGCCCTGCTCGAAACGGCTGGCCGAAGGCATGGGCATCGCCCGAGAACGCTGGCGGATGTCCTCCACCAGCTCATCGGCCACCGCCAATGGCTGCGGGCCGAAGCTGACGATGCGCGCCACGCCACGGGTCGAGCGGATCGGGAACCAGTTGTCGTGCTGCTGATCCAGGTGGATGAACAGGTAACCAGGGAACAGCGGTTGCGGCCGCGGCCCCTGCCCGACCACCGGCCGGTAGCAGGTGAAGCCCTGGCGCGAGAGGTTTTCCTCGGCGCGCAGTTCCTGGTGCGGTTTGGTCTGGATCAGGTACCAGCGATGAAGGGGGTCAGCGTTACTCATGATGCGTATGCCTCGACGCCGGGGCCGGCGATGAGTGGGGACGGGGCCGGCCGTTCCTTGGAACGGCGCCCCGAAGGCAGTGGTCGTTACCTGGCGGGTCGAGCCCCGGCCCGTCATGAGCGGCGGGCCAGGCAGGAAAACGCCAGACGCGGGTGACTGAGTGCGTCCTCAGTCGCGGTTGTCGTAGCGGTAGGCGTAGGCACCGTAGTCGTAGGCGGCGGTCGAGGCCTTGCGCCGGACACCATTGAGGATCGCGCCCTGCAGATGGATGCCGTTCTGGCCAAGGCGACGGCGGGCGGTGTCGATCTCGCTGGCCGGGCTCTGGCCGAAGCGGGTTACCAGCAGGTTGATGCCACACAGCCGACCGACCAGCGACGCGTCGGTCACCGCCAGCACCGGCGGGGTGTCGATGATGACCAGGTCGTACATTGCCGAGGCATCGCGCAGCAGCTGGGCGAAGTTTTCGTTCATCAGCAGTTCCGAAGGATTCGGCGCAGCGAAGCCACAGGAGATGAAGTCCAGGTCCGGCACCTCGGTCGGCAGGATCACCTCGCTCAGCGGACGCCGGGAGCTCAGCGCATCGGACAGACCATGCCGCGGAGTCAGGCCGAAGACGCGATGCAGGTAGCCCTTGCGCATGTCAGCGTCGATCAGCAGGGTGCGCAGGCCGGTCTGGGCGATGATCGCCGCCAGGTTGCTGGAGACGAACGACTTGCCGGCGCCAGGTGCGGGGCTGGTGAGCATCACCACGTTGTTGCGCGCTTCGAGCAGGGCGAAATGCAGGTTGGTACGCAGGCTGCGCAGCGACTCGTTGGCCAGGTCGCCCGGATTGGCGGCGGCCAGCAGCTTGGGTGCATGGGCGGTGATATCGCCCTTGCGCTCCCTTTCCAGGCGCTCCTGTTGCCTTGAATACGGCACCGCCGCGAGCACCGAGAGACCGAGCTGTTCGATCGCCTCGGGATTCTCCACGCCCCGGTAGAAGGCCTGGCGCAGGAACAGAATGCCCATGGCAACGCAGAAACCGAGCAGGGTGGAGAGCAGCACGATGACTTTGCGCATCGGCTTGGCCGGTTTCTCGACGTCGGACTGGGCGGTGTCGATCACCCGTACGTTGCCGATGGTGCCGGCGCGCAGGATGTCCTGCTCCTGGGCCTTGTCCAGCACGGTTACGTAGGTCTGCTGGGTTACCCGCATGTCACGGGAGAGACGCAGCAGTTCCTGCTGGGTGGCCGGCAGGTTCTGGATGCGCCCCTGCAAGGCCTGCTTGCGAGCCTCCAGGCTGCTCACCTGCTTGAGCAGCGCCTGGTAGGTCGGGTGGCTGGGGGCGTACAGGCGGTCGTACTCAGCGCGCTTGAGCTTGAGGTCGGACAGCTGGTTGTCGATGCCCACCACCTGGTCCAGTACGCCACGGGTCTCGACGCTGATGTCGGCGGACTTGGCGCTGGTCTGGTAGGCGTTGTAGGCGGCTTCGGCGCGTTCCAGCTCCATGCGCACCATCGGCAGTTGCGAACGCAGGAACTCCAGGCGCTGGGAAGCTTCGGCGGAACTGCGCTCGACGTTCTGCATCACGTAGAAATGGCTGATCTTGTCGAGGATGAGGTCGGCCTGTCCCGCGTTGGGGTCTTCCAGGGTCATGTAGATGATCCCGGAATCCTTGCCAGCCTCGACCACCTTGAGCGCCTTCTGATAGGCGAGGATGGTGGTCAGCAGGCGGTCACGGGTGAGAATGAATTCGGTGCCCGGGTGCGCCTCCAACTGGTCCACTTCGAGGGTGAAGCCCTTGTCGACGACCGTCTTGTTCACCTCGCCGCGCAGCAGTTGCTCACCATCGGCATTGAGCACGACGTAGGCGCCGCCCCCCTCGGCTACCAGGGTCAGCTTCTCGCCGAGATATTCCTCGGGCACTTCCAGCTGGTACACCTTGATGTGCTCGCCACCCCAGGCGTAAGCACCCATGCCGAACAGAGGCGCCGCCAGCGGTTCCGTCGGAGTCGGCTTGAAGCGCCGCGCCAGGTAATCACCTATCAGCGGCATATGCCGAGGCTTGGCGGTGATGTTGAGCTTGAGCAACTCCACAGCCTTGCCGAGCACCGCGCGGGATTTCAACAACTCGATTTCGGTGGCGGCCAGGGAAACCGAGTCGGGGCGGTTGATCACCTCCGGCGTGCCGTTGAGGCCGTTCTTCTTCTGCTCGACTTGGATCATCGCGCCCGCCACGTAGATTGGCGTGGCGAGCAGCGCATAGATCAGGCCCAGGGTCGCGAACAACCCGGTGACGACGATGATCATTCGCTTGTGGTCGAACAGCAGGCGCAGCAGCCCGGCCACATCGATACGGGTGTCCTGGACATTCTCCAGGGACGAGTTGGGCATGATACTCATGGACATCCATCCTCCGGTAACGTGACACGACTCAGCGAGCGTGAATCGGGTTCAGTCGCTTGAGCAGGTTCAGTCCGTGGTTGCCGAGCAGCAGCAGGAACGCCTCAATCTTGCGCGGCACCGGAATCGCGGCCATGGACAGGCGGCAGACCTGGACCAGGAAATACTCGTGGAGCGCCTGGTCGCCAATGCGCTGGTAGTAGCGCGAGAGGCAGTAGTACGTGTGCAGCGTCATCCGCTGCTGCACGCGATCGGCCTGCATGGAATAGATTCCGCCCTCGTGCTGGCGGTAGGCGGCCGGGGCGATCTGTCCGAGATACTTGCCCTTGCCATAGGCCCCCAGCAGCGACCACCAGCACAAGTCGCCCATGCGGATGGTGCGCAGCTCCTCGGGCATCTCGCCCAGGACGTTGCGGAAACAGGCGGTCAGGGTCGGAATCGCGCGCGCCTGTTGCAGCTCGCGGCGGCTGGCGTCACGGCGGAGCCGGCCGGTGAGCTGCCGCGGCTTGACCACCCCGTCCCCGTCGAAGACATAGGCGTCGTGGTAGGTGATCACGTAGTCCGGGTTGCCTTCGAGGAACTCGACCTGGATCTGCAGCTTGTGCGGATCGGTCCAGAAGTCATCGCCCTCGCAGTAGGCGATATAGCGGCCACGCGCCTTGCGAAAGACCAACATGCCCTGGGACACGCCCTTGGAGTACTGGTTTTCCTTGTGGAAGATCGGCTTGATGATGTGCGGGTAGCGCGCGGCGTAGTCAGCGATCAGCTCGGTGGTGCCGTCGGTGGAGGCATCGTCGTTGACCAACACCTCGAAGCGGAAGTCGGTGATCTGCTCAAGGAAACTGTCCAGCGTACGGCCGATGTAGTCCACCTGGTTGTAGGCCAGGCAGACGATGCTCAGCAACGGCTCGGGGGCTGCCGGCCAGTTGGAGAGAATCTGCAGCTCGGAGCGGATGTCCATGGCTAGACACTCGGTTTCTGGGACGGTTTGAACAGACGCAGCAACGCCGGAGCGGAGCCGACGCCAACCAGGGTCAGGGTGATCAGCCCGCAGCTGGCCAATGCCAGCAACAACGACAGGCGCTCGCCGGAACGAGCCAGCAAGGCATAGACAGGCTCGCTGAGCAGCAGCCCGGCGCCGCTCAGCGCGGCGATCTGCAGGGTGTCGCGCAGCCACGGCCAGTGCAGGTCATTGCCAAAGCGCCGGTGCACGATGGGCGGCAGGATCAGGAACAACGCCACGCGCAGGCCGAACCAGCACAGCGCCACACCGAGCACGCCGTACAGGTAGGCGCTGCCCGCCACCAACGGAATGCTCACCAGCGCCGTTATCACCGTGTACCAGACGTGCAACTGCAACTGGCCGTGGGCGTACTGCAGGTAGAACTGGAAACTGCTCACCGCCATCATGCCGGCGCCGAGCACATACCAGACCAGCACCGGCTGGCACCATCTGGCGGCCACGGCATCGCCGCTCCAGGCCAGGATCAGGTCATGACCATGAGCGGCGATCACCGCGACCATCGGGAGCAGCAGCACACAGACGAAACGGTTCGCCTTCAGATAGAGCTGCTGCATGTCTTCGTGACGCCCCTCGGCGATCAGCATGGTCATCCGCGGCAGCAGCGACTGCGCCAACGGATTGACCAGGCTGAGGATGCCGCCGCTGATCAGCGCCACCAGTGAGAAATAGCCGTAGTCCCGCAACGGCATCAGGCTCGACAGCAATACCTTGTCGAGCTGGGTAACGATGATCCACAGTCCGGAGGTGAAGCTCATGCTCAGGGCGAAGGGAATCACCGGCCGCAGCGTGTCCCAGCAGAACCGCGTGAGCAGCCGCACCTCCATCCAGAGGTAGGACTTGGCGCCGAGCATCAGGGTTTCGAACAGCGACACCGCCACCTGGAACTCGAAGAACACCAGCGGGTCCTGGCTGACCTTGGCCACCAGCAGCAGGCCGCCGAAGTAGCGCAGGGTGGTGACGAAGACGTTGATGCCGTTGATCCAGCCATGCAGCTCCAGCCCCTGCAGCGCACTGCGGTACAGCGTGCCGTACAGGCGTAGGGCAACCAGCAGCCCCATGAGGCTGATGCACTGCGCCACCAGCACCGGGCTCAAAGCGTGGACATTCAGCCAGCGCCCGGCGATCCAGGTGCTGCCGGCATACACCGTCAGCGAGCCGAGCAGGGTCAGCGGCAGCAGGATCAGCTCGAAGGAGCGCAGCAGGCTCGCTTGGCCATAGGTCTCGCCCTGGGCCCCGCGAATGTGGGCGACCTGCCGCACCAGGGCCGGCGAGAGGCCGACGTCCAGCAGCAGCAGCCAGGTTTGCAGGACCGCGAAGAAGCCGATCAGGCCGTAGGCCTCGGCGCCCAGATGGCCGAGGTAGAACGGCTGGATCAGGATGCCGATGACGATCGCGTAAGCCTGCCCCGCATAGTTCAGCAGGGTATTGCGGATCATCGACAGCGAGCGTTTAGCCGACATGTCCGACTCCTCACACCGCCACGGCCATCCGGCCGCCTTCCATCTGCAACACCTCTATCACTGCCTGCTGCACGTCCTGCGGCAGCCCCGGGTACAACGGCAGGCAGAGAATGCGCTGGCTCAGCTCGCGCGAGATGGCTTGCGGCTGTTGCGGCGCGAGGTAGTCGAGGGTATCCAGCGAGGGGTAGAAATAACGCCGTGGGTTGACCCCGATGGCATTCAGCCCGCTGCGTACACGCAACACCTGCTCCTCGTCGCGCAGACCTACCGGGTAGTAGCTGTTGTTCTGCCGGCCGCCAGGCTGGACGACCTGCAGATCGTAGTAGTCGCCAAGGGCGGCGGTGTAACGGGCGGCGATCTCCTCGCGCTGGGAGAGAATGCTGTCGATGTCGTCGAGCAGGCACAGTCCCATGGCGGCGGAGAATTCGTTGATCTTGGCGTTGATTCCGGGGCCGACGATCTTGTCCACCCCGGCAATGCCGAAGTTGCACAACAGTCGGATCTGCCGGGCCAGTTCGTCATCTGAGGTGACGATGGCGCCACCCTCGATGGTGTGGAACAGCTTGGTGGCGTGGAAGCTCATGGTGCTCAGGTCACCCCAGGCCAGCACCGAACGGTCGCGGTACCGGGAAGCGAAGGCATGGGCGCCGTCGTAGATGACCTTCAGCCGATTGCGCTGGGCCACCGCCTGAATCTCCTCCACCGCACAGGGATTGCCGAACACATGGGTGGCGACGATGGCCGTGGTGTCTGGCGCCAGGCTCGCCTCGATCAGCTGCGGATCAAGGTTCCAGGTCTTCGCATCGATATCGGCGAAACGCGGCCGGATGTGTTCCCACTCCAGGGTGCTGCTGGTGGCAACGAAGCTGAACGGCGTGGTCACCGCACTCCCGGTCACCCCCAGCGCACGGTAGGCCACCTGCAGGGCAATGGTGCCGTTGCAGGTGAGGATCACATTGCGCACACCCAGGAAGTCCTGCAGCCGCTCCTCCAGTTCGATGGAGAAGGGGCCATGGTTGGTCAGCCAACCCGTGGCGTAGATCTGCTCCACGTAGCGCTTGAACTTGCCCAGGTCGCCCAGATACGTCTTGGTCACATTGATCACAGTCGCATCCCTCTGATGAACGAAAAATTCATTGCGGACGGCTGACGCGCCGCTCAGCCCAATGCGGACAGCACGAAGGGCGTACCGTCGAGCGGGGCGTCCAGTGCCTGCTCACGCGACTGCTGTGTTTGGCCTGCCAGGTGCTCCTGCAGAGCCTCGATGACGCGGCCGCTGGCATCGTGGTGGAACTGCCAGACGCCGTAGATGCGGCTGTCGAAAGAGCGCTCGCTGCCGAGCATCGGGTTGGCCGCCAACCCCGAGCCGAGGCCGAAGCTGTACAGGCCCGGGATCGGCTGGCCGTTGAAGTCGCGCAGGCAGCCGGCGGCGTCGGAGTCCAGTCCTCCCTTGCTCTCGCGCACCTGCAACGGCTCGCCATTGGCGTGGCGCATCGCCGGCAGGCATGGCTGGTAGCCAATGGCCTGGACCATCACACCCGGTTCGCTGCAGCACTGCTCCAGGCGCTCGCGGGTAGCCGGTGAACGGTCCGCCAGGCGCAACAGCTCGACCTTTACCCGGGTACCGCTGACATGGCCGTTGGCGAGCACATCAGTACCCACCTGGTGGGCACGGTAGCGCAGCCCACCAGAGCGGTTGACCCGTCCGGACACCGGGCACACATCCATCCCCTCATCCACCCGGTAGCCGGCGGCAAGCGCCTCCTCGACGCTCTCGAAGAACAGGCGGATCGGCGCACGGTGCATCAGGGTCAGCCGTTCAAGGCCGAGACAGTCGAGGGCGCAGGCCAGGTTATCGAGCACCGAAAACGCGCTGTGGGAACCACCGACCACGGTGAATTGGCTGTCCGAGGTCACACGGTCGCCGAACAGCTCCACCAGTTCGGCGGGGCTCAGGCTGAGCAGCGCGTCGGAGGAATAAACGATGGGACCGTCGTGGGCCAGGTGCAGGTCCTGCTCGGCAAGACTCCAGTGCAGGTATTCGCGGTTCTGCCGGCCGCCCAGGTTGAGCACCAGGCCACCCGCGTCCACCTGCCAGGAACAGGAGCCGCTGCGCAGGGCCAGTTGGAAGCTGCCGTCGCCTTGGGCGGTGATTTTCTCGATGCGGGTACCCAGTGCGACCTCGACGCCCAGGTGCTGGGTGACGTAGCGCATGAACAGTGTCGAGGCGTGCGCCAGCAATTCGCCGACCTGGGTCAGCATCGGCGCGCCATGGGGGTCGTCACGCAGCCGGCGGAAGGCCGCCGAATGCTCCAGCGGCGCGAAGATCGGCAGCAGCGCTGGATCGCGCAGGCAATCAAGGAACACGTCGCCCACGGAGTTTGCGGTGATGTGGTAGTCCCCCAGCCGGCCACGGCCGACCGCCAATGCGGCGTCCACGACCAGCAGGCCGGAACGCGCCAGGCTGGCAAGCGCACCGGTCTTGTAGGCATTGAATAGAAAACCCATGCCCGCCGGGCCGGCACCACCGACCACACAGGCGTAGTTGGAACGAAAGGATTGATCAGTCATCAGCCTGACTCCCTAGCGAGCTCGGGGCGCGCGGGCCGCGCGGCTCTCGTCGTGATACCGGCAGGAACGTCCGGCAAGAGGCGCGCGTTCGCGCCGAATTTCCGTCGCATACAGCGGGGGCTCGGTCAGAGCGGGGACGGGATGCGTGAGCGGCACATCACTACCGAGTGCCGGAGAAAGAACTTCGGAAACAGGCCGAAGCTGTACTTTCTGCAATAACGTAAATAGCGATTGGTGCTTATGAAGTTTCACTGGAAGTTCATCGACAGCAAAACTTTTAAGAACGGGATAAATACGACTGGCGATATGACCGAATGTCGTATAAAACTTATTCCGGGACTTAATAATATTGACGTTCAACTTTCTGGCACACCTGCCGGAAGCGCGTTTCTGCGCACTACCGTGGGGATTCCCGGATGCTTCGAGCACCGCTGAACTTCCGCCTGTCACCCTGTTTGCATCAGTCATCTACAGAGACTCCGTTCACGGAGATCGCTGCACATCGGGCTTGGGGCAAAAGCGAAGACAAAGCTACCGCCCGAGTTCGAATGACCCGATGCAATCAACAATGATCAACTGCTTGTCCCTGTAGTGGCCGGTATTTTTCGCCGGGCAAAGCTACCGCCCCTCGGCCAACTCCGAAAACCTGGAAAACGACAGCAAAAAAATATTTCGCTCCCGTTGTGGCGAACGCAACGGAAGGATTCTTGCTGAGGACAGGAGGTGAGTGGGAAGACAGGGGGAGGATCAGGTCTTCCGTGACACGCTGCTCGTGTGACAATTCCCCTGGTGTCTCATCCAGACACCACACGATATTGCCATGTGATTAGTAATAGTGGCGGGGTCGGAGGTATGTCAATCAAGGAAGTCCCGAACCGCCAATAATCCGACAAAAGGCAAACGAATATTTGTAAGTTACTGATTAATAAGCCGCCAATTTAATGGCATTATCAAACTGGCAAATGGCTTATTCTCCACCGTGTAACAATGGTATTAGTCGAAAAGTAGTATTCCCGCCACCCCGGTGCAGGTGCAGGTGTTTCATCCTTGAACTATGCGGTCCTTGCCAGTGCGCTTGGCCTGATACAAGGCCGCATCGGCGCGACTGTAGAGCGCCGAGAGGTTCTGGTCGTCCGGTTGCAACAGGGTCAATCCCTGGCTGATGGTCACGCTGAAGTACTGCTCGCCCTCATTGAACCGCAGGCGCTGAACTTCCCGCTGCAGGCGCTCGCCGATCTGCCGCGCCATCGTATCGTTACATCCGGGCAACAGCACGGCGAACTCCTCGCCGCCAATGCGGCCGAACAGGTCGCCCCGGCGTAAAGCGCCCGCTCCGCTCTGGGCAATTCGTTGCAGCACCAGGTCGCCGACCTGGTGGCCGTAACCGTCGTTGATCTTCTTGAAGTCGTCGACGTCCAGCAGCAGGAACGCCAGCGACGTGGAGGTCGCCTTGCAGTCGCGGAACGCCTGTTCGGCACTGTCGAAGAAGTAGCGGCGATTGCTGCTCTGGGTCAGCACATCCGTGGTGGCCAGGCGGTGCAGCTCAGTCTCCAGGTGCTTCTTGTCGGTGATGTCGTCGGCGATACCGACGATCATCAGCGGCAGGCCGGCATCGCTGTGCTGGCTGACGAAACACTTGTCGCTCAGCCAGCGCACCTCGCCATCGGCACGCAGGATGCGGTACTCACGGTGCTCGATGGCGCCCCGCTCAAGTACTTCCTGCAGGCTGCTCTGGGCATACTCCAGGTCATCGGGATAGATGCAGTTGCGCCATTCACCATAGTCCGCCAGCAGCAGGGCGGCGGAGCGGCCGAAGATGCGCTCGTAGGCGGGGCTGACATAGACCATCCGCTGGGCCTGCCAGTCGAAGGCCCAGAGGACTGAGTTGACGCTGGCCAGCAGCGCGCTGAACAGCTGCTCGCGTTCCTTGAGCCGCTGCACCTCGGCACGGCTGTGCAGCAGCGCCAGTAATGCTTCATCCTGATCCACAGGCATCTTGTTCGCTTCATCCATGTATCGGCGCCTCCCGTTCATCGACCGGGGCTATGACCGCAAACTACGCCAAGCGGTTGCAAAATAAACGAAAAGCCCGCCGAACGGCGGGCTTTTCTGCAACGGGGTTCACATCGTCCTAAAACGATGGCGTCCGTTATACGGCGGGGCGCAGCGAGTAGGTCTTGAGCTGCTCGGCGAACTCTTTCAGCGACTGGATGCCACTGGCCTCCGCCTCCTGCACCCATTGCTTGATCGCGGCGAGCATGTCATGGCCATTGGCGCTGGTCTTGACCCAGATCTGCTGCAGGGCCAGGCGTTTCTCGTAGATCACCTGCAGGGACTGGCTCTGCGCGAGCAGGTCCTGGATGCGCGCGTGGTGGCGTTCTTCCAGCAGGCTGGTTTCACGGGACAGCAGGCGCTTGGCGCGGCGGAACAGGTGGCGAACCGACTCGTCGGCCTTGGCCAGCTCCTGTTTCACCAGCGGGCCGATCACCAGCTTGCGGTACTGGGCCATGATCTGGAAGCGGTTGTTGAGGATGGCCATGGCGGTGTCCATGTCCAGGCTACCCTTGCCTTCCACGCGGTGGGCGATGGGCGCCACGCGGGCGACCTTGGCCAGGCGCAGGAAGCTGAACACCTTGATCCAGGCCCAGCCCAGGTCGAACTCCCACTTCTTCACCGACAGCTTGGCCGAGTTGGGGTAGGTGTGGTGGTTGTTGTGCAGCTCTTCACCGCCGATCAGGATGCCCCAGGGCACCAGGTTGGTCGCGGCGTCGCGGCACTCGAAGTTGCGATAGCCAATGGCATGGCCCAGACCGTTGATCACGCCGGCGGCCCACACGGGAATCCACATCATCTGCACGGCCCAGACGGTCATGCCGAGCGCGCCGAACAGGGCCAGGTCGATGATCGCCATCAGCACTACGCCGCCGATGGGGTAGCGCGAGTAGACGTTGCGCTCGAGCCAGTCGTCCGGGCAGTTCTTGCCGTAGATGCGCAGGGTGTCTTCGTTCTTCGCTTCTTCGCGATAGAGCTCGGCGCCACGCCGCAGAACGGTACCCAGCCCCTTGTACACCGGGCTGTGCGGGTCGTCGGCGGTTTCGCACTTGGCGTGATGCTTGCGGTGGATGGCGGTCCACTCGCGGGTGTTCATGGCCGTGGTCATCCACAACCAGAAACGGAAGAAGTGTTGCAGCGCAGGGTGCAGCTCGAGGGCGCGGTGCGCCGAGTAGCGGTGCAGATAAACGGTGACGCTGACGATGGTGATATGCGTCAGGACCAGGGTGACCGCCACCAGCTGCCATGGCGACAGATCAAGAAATCCGTTGTACCACATGGTCGATAATGAACCTCGGAAGTGGTGTGAAAGAGCGACTTTGCCAGACAAAGCCAGCTCGCATTATCACTGAGCGGGTCCGGAAAACCATCCGGTCTTTTAGATAAGAACGAGCGCCTGCGGGCATCCTTTATACTGCACAGCCAATATCTTCACCTCGCCACCGCATGGACCCTCGACTTAACGCCCTTCGCATCAGCCTGCTGTACCTGGTGCTCGCCTCTCTCTGGATGCTGCTGGGTGACCATTGGTTACAAATGGTCTTCACCGAGCCGGCCCAGCTCCTGCGTTGGACGACCGCCAGGACCCTGGCGCTCCTGGGAGGCAGTGCGC harbors:
- a CDS encoding glycosyltransferase codes for the protein MSGSTVLVTLTYGDRLEFLEELLARAFREPDIARAIVVSNASVAELDQLFKLWPNRVQVIELSSNTGSANGYCVGIEAALKTSCEYIWLMDDDNAPTPGAFPLLKQRLLDCMQRHGADKTAVLGFRPEHQADVVAGVPRRFIAPPRSSYFGFHVRQLPYKLWRRTPWGRPHPRPVEPLLELPFAYYGGLLAHRRLIERIGLPRRELVLYADDTEYTFRINASGGHLYLVPGAGLDDLERSWNLKQRTSNIYETYLLGSSDLRAYYAARNQAWFDKNLWVTSPLMYRFNRWVFLRLLHFFAHRHGREGRLQLLLRAIRDGESGALGMSRSYPL
- the rfaH gene encoding transcription/translation regulatory transformer protein RfaH gives rise to the protein MSNADPLHRWYLIQTKPHQELRAEENLSRQGFTCYRPVVGQGPRPQPLFPGYLFIHLDQQHDNWFPIRSTRGVARIVSFGPQPLAVADELVEDIRQRSRAMPMPSASRFEQGQVVRLHCAGDCEVEAIFLCDDGAERALILLNLLQREQRVRVPMSQLSAAGEGKMAGLSAR
- a CDS encoding polysaccharide biosynthesis tyrosine autokinase, with the protein product MSIMPNSSLENVQDTRIDVAGLLRLLFDHKRMIIVVTGLFATLGLIYALLATPIYVAGAMIQVEQKKNGLNGTPEVINRPDSVSLAATEIELLKSRAVLGKAVELLKLNITAKPRHMPLIGDYLARRFKPTPTEPLAAPLFGMGAYAWGGEHIKVYQLEVPEEYLGEKLTLVAEGGGAYVVLNADGEQLLRGEVNKTVVDKGFTLEVDQLEAHPGTEFILTRDRLLTTILAYQKALKVVEAGKDSGIIYMTLEDPNAGQADLILDKISHFYVMQNVERSSAEASQRLEFLRSQLPMVRMELERAEAAYNAYQTSAKSADISVETRGVLDQVVGIDNQLSDLKLKRAEYDRLYAPSHPTYQALLKQVSSLEARKQALQGRIQNLPATQQELLRLSRDMRVTQQTYVTVLDKAQEQDILRAGTIGNVRVIDTAQSDVEKPAKPMRKVIVLLSTLLGFCVAMGILFLRQAFYRGVENPEAIEQLGLSVLAAVPYSRQQERLERERKGDITAHAPKLLAAANPGDLANESLRSLRTNLHFALLEARNNVVMLTSPAPGAGKSFVSSNLAAIIAQTGLRTLLIDADMRKGYLHRVFGLTPRHGLSDALSSRRPLSEVILPTEVPDLDFISCGFAAPNPSELLMNENFAQLLRDASAMYDLVIIDTPPVLAVTDASLVGRLCGINLLVTRFGQSPASEIDTARRRLGQNGIHLQGAILNGVRRKASTAAYDYGAYAYRYDNRD
- a CDS encoding glycosyltransferase — protein: MDIRSELQILSNWPAAPEPLLSIVCLAYNQVDYIGRTLDSFLEQITDFRFEVLVNDDASTDGTTELIADYAARYPHIIKPIFHKENQYSKGVSQGMLVFRKARGRYIAYCEGDDFWTDPHKLQIQVEFLEGNPDYVITYHDAYVFDGDGVVKPRQLTGRLRRDASRRELQQARAIPTLTACFRNVLGEMPEELRTIRMGDLCWWSLLGAYGKGKYLGQIAPAAYRQHEGGIYSMQADRVQQRMTLHTYYCLSRYYQRIGDQALHEYFLVQVCRLSMAAIPVPRKIEAFLLLLGNHGLNLLKRLNPIHAR
- a CDS encoding lipopolysaccharide biosynthesis protein, encoding MSAKRSLSMIRNTLLNYAGQAYAIVIGILIQPFYLGHLGAEAYGLIGFFAVLQTWLLLLDVGLSPALVRQVAHIRGAQGETYGQASLLRSFELILLPLTLLGSLTVYAGSTWIAGRWLNVHALSPVLVAQCISLMGLLVALRLYGTLYRSALQGLELHGWINGINVFVTTLRYFGGLLLVAKVSQDPLVFFEFQVAVSLFETLMLGAKSYLWMEVRLLTRFCWDTLRPVIPFALSMSFTSGLWIIVTQLDKVLLSSLMPLRDYGYFSLVALISGGILSLVNPLAQSLLPRMTMLIAEGRHEDMQQLYLKANRFVCVLLLPMVAVIAAHGHDLILAWSGDAVAARWCQPVLVWYVLGAGMMAVSSFQFYLQYAHGQLQLHVWYTVITALVSIPLVAGSAYLYGVLGVALCWFGLRVALFLILPPIVHRRFGNDLHWPWLRDTLQIAALSGAGLLLSEPVYALLARSGERLSLLLALASCGLITLTLVGVGSAPALLRLFKPSQKPSV
- a CDS encoding DegT/DnrJ/EryC1/StrS aminotransferase family protein, with translation MINVTKTYLGDLGKFKRYVEQIYATGWLTNHGPFSIELEERLQDFLGVRNVILTCNGTIALQVAYRALGVTGSAVTTPFSFVATSSTLEWEHIRPRFADIDAKTWNLDPQLIEASLAPDTTAIVATHVFGNPCAVEEIQAVAQRNRLKVIYDGAHAFASRYRDRSVLAWGDLSTMSFHATKLFHTIEGGAIVTSDDELARQIRLLCNFGIAGVDKIVGPGINAKINEFSAAMGLCLLDDIDSILSQREEIAARYTAALGDYYDLQVVQPGGRQNNSYYPVGLRDEEQVLRVRSGLNAIGVNPRRYFYPSLDTLDYLAPQQPQAISRELSQRILCLPLYPGLPQDVQQAVIEVLQMEGGRMAVAV
- a CDS encoding sensor domain-containing diguanylate cyclase, which produces MDEANKMPVDQDEALLALLHSRAEVQRLKEREQLFSALLASVNSVLWAFDWQAQRMVYVSPAYERIFGRSAALLLADYGEWRNCIYPDDLEYAQSSLQEVLERGAIEHREYRILRADGEVRWLSDKCFVSQHSDAGLPLMIVGIADDITDKKHLETELHRLATTDVLTQSSNRRYFFDSAEQAFRDCKATSTSLAFLLLDVDDFKKINDGYGHQVGDLVLQRIAQSGAGALRRGDLFGRIGGEEFAVLLPGCNDTMARQIGERLQREVQRLRFNEGEQYFSVTISQGLTLLQPDDQNLSALYSRADAALYQAKRTGKDRIVQG